GTCCAGGAGGATACTGTGGTCGGCAACTGCTGAGAGATCTGGTAGGAACCAAATaccccaaagggaagcctgcaaacagaacctgagtgcaacaatgcattgtgattcccagcagctgcaaCTCCCGAGGTGTTTCCTGCCCCCAGCTGTGGATGGAGGAACCATCACTTATCTGTGTTTCCAGATACAAAATGTGAAGCCCTTAGATGCCACTCACTCGGGAGAGAACATGCCCAGCTGAGCTGTGGTGTTCCatgttcatggaatcatagaaccatagagttgcaagggacccaagggtcatctagtactgAAGATTCCAGGATTCCGGGCCTGCCACCCATTGTCTCTCGTGGAACAATTCAGAGCCTCCTGACGACCAGCGGTGGGATGGACTGAACACCCAGGATTCACGCTTTGAGCGATGGTCGGAGGGAGGCAATCGCAGCCGGCCGAGACCAAGTGGCCCTTTCCCGAGCCACGTCACCCAAGGAGCTGGTGTGGCGTCATAGTTGCCTTTGTGACATAGTGAGGCAGAGTTCTGCAGGACACTCTGGTGTTGTAGCTGACCTTGAAGAAGGGGGTATCTCAAGGGCCCGTTCAAGATGTCATTCAGGAGTACCAGGAGAACCAGCCCCGGGCCTTCGCGGACAAGGAGCCCAGCAACCTCGCGATCAAAGAGCCCTGGGTCGAGGCCGGCCAGCCCAGGACATGCTGGAACAAGGAAAGCATCCCCGGGATTCGCACTGGACCGCTCGTCCAGATCGCGGGCATCCTCAAAAGAAGCTCCTCGGTCAAATACTCCGGAAAGAGGGCGCTCAGTTGTGAAGACAGGAGCAGTAATCATCGATACAGGTACAGGGACGTGTAAAGCAGGGTTCGCAGGTCAACAGACTCCTCAGGCGGTCATTGGAACGTTGGTTGGGCACCCCACTGAGAAGTCCATGAGGACTAGGAGAGACAGGCCGAATACCTTTGTTGGGGAGCGGGCGCGGTTAGAGCCGGACGTCGATATCATTTTGCCAGTCCGACACGGCATCATCATCGACTGGGACGCGGCGGAAGTTCTGTGGAGGCACCTGTTCTACCACGACCTCAAGGTTGCTCCGGAAGACCACGCCCTCTTGATGTCCGACCCTCCACTCTGCCCCACAACGAACAGGGAAAAGTTGGTGGAGGTGGTCTTCGAGTCGCTCAACTCCCCCGGGATGTACGTGGCGTACCAGTCGGTGTTGTCGGTGTACGCCCACGGCAAGATCAGCGGTTTGGTAGTGGACACGGGACATGCCACATCCCACACCGTCCCCGTCCACCAAGGGTACAATCTTCCGCATGCCACCGAGAGGATGGACATTGCGGGCGCCAACATGACATCTTTCCTGATGGACCTTCTCAGGAACATGGGACATTACTTTGACGAGAGGATGTGGGATGTCATTGACGACATGAAGCAAAAATGCTGCTACGTGGCTTTTGATTTCGAGACTGAGTGGAATCGTCCCAAGAGAGACTACGTGGCAGATTACCAGCTGCCCGACGGCCAGATCATCAGCCTGGGCAAAGAGAGATTCCAGTGTACAGAGATGTTGTTCAGCCCTCCGCAGATGCCCGGACTGAACCTTTTGGGGCTTCATGGTATGGCACTGAGAAGCATCCGGAAGGTCCCCGAAGAATCCCGGAAGGAAATGTACGAGAACATCATGCTCTGCGGCGGCTCGTCCCTCTTTGACGGGTTCGAGAAGAGGTTCTTGCACGACCTCATGGCGGCTGTGCCCACCAACACGAAAGTGAAAGTCACGGCCATCCCTCTGAGGAAGTACTCCGTTTGGACTGGGGGTTCCATCCTCGCTTCCCTGAAGAACTTCCAGCCATGCTGGGTCCGGAAGGAGCAGTATCACGAACACGGCCCATACATCGTCCACAGGAAGTGCTACTGAGGCGGGCCAGGCGAGAATCCCCTGGGGGTAGTTTGGGGCTGGGGTGCCAGGGCACCACAAATAAATCAGTTTGCATAGGAATGACAAAAGAGACTCGCAGTTATTGGCTGGAGGGGATGAGCTCAGCCTTGGAGGCAGTGCTGGGGTCAGGGAGCCCACAAGGAAAGCAGCTGTGTTAAGAATGGAAATTATGGGCTCCCTGCACAATTTCTCTCCAAACGGGCTTTTGCCCACAGCTGTGCTGGAGACCCCTGGGAAGGAGGCTGCAAGCCCCGAAGCCCCCTTGAGGCCCTTACAACCTTAACCGCCTTTGCTGCAGGCAAGGAAACGCAGCGGaggcctcttttcttcttcttattaataGATGGATTTCATAGagtgagaaaaagaaaggaaaaagtgagtcaaatggggggggggacactgttaCATTAACATGCATCAGTATACAGGTGTGTATATTCTTATGATCCTAATAAACATAAAATTGCCAGTAATCTAATATACTCTGTGTGAACCCATTCCCAATATAATTGCATTTATCCAAATAAAGTATGCGTCTATTAGCTGTCtgttcacagaccctccaagtgtccctgttttccagggacaaccccagatttacagaaggtgtccctgtttcttatttgatcccggaatgtcccgcttttccttaggacgtccatattttcattggcgaaatgttggagggtatggagctatccaagccctgagccatctgaaggaagTTTTTCAGTGTTTCATGATTTCTTCTGTTTGTgccccagagtgcctggggcaacccagtcagatggacagggtataaaaataataataataataataataataataataataataataataataataataataataataataataataatagaataggacgtccctattttctttggagggtATGAAAAAGATGAAAATAAGTTGCCAATGTTGTCATGTTGTCAAACCACTGATTAAGAGGAATTGTATCTCTATTCTTCCAATTCACTGTCCTGTTGTCAAtttccataggtaaaggtaaagggacccctgaccattaggtccagtcgtgtcggactctggggttgtggcgctcatcttgctttattggccaagggacagcttccaggtcatgtggccagcatgactaagccgctttggcgaaccagagcagcacacggaaacgccgtttaccttcccgccggagcggtacctatttatctacttgcactttgacgtgctttcgaactgctaggtgggcaggagctgggactgagcaacgggagctcaccctgtcattgcggggattcgaaccgctgaccttctgatcagcaagccctaggctcagtagtttagaccacagcgccacccgcgtacagTGTACAGTTCCCTAGAGTGGGTATATAGTTCAAGAACATATTCACCTCTGGAAATCTTTAGTTTTTCCATAGTGCATTGTTTATATAGTCCAGGAatttctcccaaaacttagtCAGTGTGCGACATAGCAGAAGCAtatgtttcaaagaagcattgTCCGTAATACATCTCCAACCGAGAGATACAttagatcaggcacgtccaacaggtagatcatgatgtaccggtagatcactggacatctgtggtagatcactggtagatcaccggctcccccaaagaagctcaacaactttggctcccctaaaaaaagctcatttttttgccCTGCGCCCCCAAAAAAcaaggctttcctcctccccaaaaaagctcaacagctttgacctgaaccccaaaaagggggtagatcactgccagtttttaactctgtaagtagatcacagtctcatgggaaaacaaaataaaaaataaaaaaattctttccagtagcaccttagagaccaactaagtttgttcttggtatgagctttcctgtgcatgcacacttcttcagaaacactggaacagaagtcaccagacccttatatacagtgagagagtggggataaatggacataaatctgatatcaggaatcacaagacagagaaaccagcaggagaacacttcagtctcccaggacattctatacaagatctcaaagtagctgtcttactactaaggaatttcagaaatagactggaaagagaagtggctgaattgcaactaatcaccaaacttaaaaccatggagagacctggtctgaatagagacattggattcttatctcattatacatgacaaagctatcttcagccacctcaccccttgcctttccctgtaagaccaattgcagtcgttaagagtcgtcaacaggttttccacacttatcagccaatcccccattcccaccacccttcggagtcatacccctcccactatatttaagggtctggtgacttctgtttcagtgtatctgaagaagtgtgcatgcacacgaaagctcataccaagaacaaacttagttggtccctaaggtgctactggaaggattttttttattttttttattatttttttgactatggcagaccaacacggctacctacctacctgtaacagtctcttgggagttggtcacccctgCATTAGATGGTCCTTTCTTATGCAAACATCAGGGAGTCCAATAGGTtctagataatattttatttagtGTAAGTCTTAGTTTAAGATCCATTGGTATGGCTGATACCAAAGCCAAGACATTTTCACGCTGCCTTTGGCCTCTTAACTTGCAGCCAGATTGCTCCATGCTAGGCTCCATGCTGCGGTCGTAACCACAACGGCCTGCGGTCAATTCCGCTTGCAACATTTTGCATTCCTTTTATCAATGCACCTCCTGCCTCCCCAACCCCCAGCACCAGGAAAGAGGAAGCATAATGTCcccattaaataaaaataaatgtttattactttttcagcaggtggatAGAGACACAATCAATGATTTGCCCATTATTGCTGCCGTGGTGCCAAGTGCtcctgagcatgggcagagtgatctcctcttctcttctctgagCAGAACATTCCTCgccctttcccccaaaattgTAAGCAAAATTGTAATTGTGGGATGCAATTTTAAAGGTCGCTCATagtaccttaataataataataataatgataatgataatgataataataatttattatttgtaccccgcccatctggctgggtctccccagccactctggacggcttccaacaaatattaaaatacattagaatatcacagattaaaaacttcccttaacagggctgccttcaggtattttctaaatgtcaggtagttgttgatCTCTTTGAcctctaatgggagggcgttccacagggctggtgccactaccaagaagggccTCTGAGCATTTGCAGAGTGCCTTCTCTAACGAGAAGCAGCAGGTGGGTTTTAATGCACCCCTTAACGGTGGAAGATTCAAGGAAGTAGCAAATTTAGTTCCCTGTTGAGGACTCTCCTTCTGTGCAggttattaagcagaggttggatcaccatctgtcatggatgcttgagctgagattcctgcatagcagggggttggactagatgacccttggtagtcccttctgactctacaattctacgcttATTCTATGAtaacaaaaaccccaaacaaaccaataactcccccccaaaaaacacaccccacatttaaaaggccatgggttgtttaatcagccaaaggcctggttctaCAGAAACGttttttgtctggcacctaaaaGATACATAATGGAGGCGCTAGGCAatgctccctggggagagcatcccacaaacagggagccactgcagaaaaggccccgttctcgtgtggccaccctctggacctcttgtggaggaggcacacgaagaagagcctcagatgttGAGTGTGGGGTCTGGGTGTGTTCCTATGGTGGTCCTTGAGTTCCCTGTTATTATAATTTTCATTCCTATTCACCCTTTCttccagggagccagtgtggtgtagtggttaagagcggtagactcgtaatctggtgaaccgggttcgcgtctccgctcctccacatgcagctgctgggtgaccttgggctactcacacttctctgaagtatctcagccccactcacctcacagagtgtttgttgtgggggaggaaggggaaggagaatgttagccgctttgagactccttcgggtagtgaaaagcgggatatcaaatccaaactcttcttcttcttcttcttcttcttcttcttcttcttcttcttcatacaatAGTCATTCCTGCTGcccaccattttatcctcacaacagccctgcaaagtaggctAGGCGGAGAGTTTGTGTCTGGCCTAAGTGAGCTTCAGGGCCGCCCGGCTGCTGGCAATTTGAACCTGTCTCTCCCCGGTTCTTAGTCCCATCATTGAAGTTCTGCCACCATGTTTGAGCTAGCgcaagtacagtggcacctcgggtgaagaacttaattcattcttaacctgaaactgttcttaacctgaagcaccactttagctaatggggcctcccgccagagcacggtttctgttcttaacctgaagcgttatttctgggttagcggagtctgtaacctgaagctaatGTAACCTGAagaatatgtaacctgaggtaccactgtatacaaaattAATTCTACCTCcaacctccttccccctcttcttctctacctctcccccccccaggcaaccCCCCTCCTCCTTAACAGTCACCCGGCTTTATGGAGATGTggagaatattgtgggaaaggaCCACGTCTGCCTGTGtgtttcttccttcccttccccacaatAACACAATACCCCTGCTTCTAATCTTAATCTTGTTTTGCCGTGGACTCCCAAAGGTTGCAAACCACTGTCCTGATCCAAATATCCGCATCCGAAAGTTGGTTGCTACGCCCTAAGTCCCATGTCCTCCTTCCTCTCCGAAGATCGACCCTCGAGCTTATCCGTACAGTGTCTGTTGATGCTGCCATTTCCCCAGGAGTTTAAATAACTTGCCTTAATCCGGAGTTTATGGGGCAAGGCAGAGGGGCATTTGTTTGCCTGCAGCGTTTCGGAAGCATCCGGCAACAACCTGCAAGGGGGCGAGTTGGTCCCACCTCGCTGCTCAGGCCCGCCGCTTGGCGGGGTTTGGGGGCGGCCATCGCTCCCTCCCTCGCCCGCGGTCAGTGACACAGTTGGCAAACGGGGGTCTCCAAACCCCGGGAAATGGCAGCTGTAACTGTGGACGAGGTGGTAGTCGAGGAACTTTGGGGAGAAGAAGGCCGATCTGCAAAAAGTGGGTTCCTCCTCATGACCCCTTTCTTGCAGAGAACCCAAGCCTGGCAGAGAACCTGGGAGGTTCCCGGAGAAGTAGATAAAACCTACTGGTTCTTGAGCTGCAGGGGGGTCAAGGCGAGCCCTAAAGCAGCCCCCGTCTTgtctgggaaggagagggaagactTGGGGGTCTGGGATTTGCTGGGCCTCCAAGTCGGCGAGGCTGAACCGGGCCCTCAGCTCCAGGACCTCCCAGCGGAGACGCAGGTTCTCCTCTTGGAGCGTGGCCACTTGGCTCTCGATGGCGAAATCGCTGAAGCGCTTCCTTTCCCGGGAACGCCTGGCCGCCTCGttgttcttcctcctcttctcccggTAGGCGGTGTCCTTTTTGTCGTCGGGGGTGAACTCCCGCTTCCTCCGCAGAGGAGCCCCCTTAGGGCTGCAAGGGAGAGGGCCTGTTGTGCAGCGAATGGCGAGGGGGCTGAAGACCCCGGGGGGGCGGGCATGGAAACCCTCCGCAGTCCGCTCACTGCCTTCTgcgaaagggagaaaaaaatgggTTCAGTAGGGGTGAGAAATCTCGCTTCGTCAAAGCCATCAGGGATGCTTGGCCtcagattcctgccttgcagggggttggactagatgaccctcggggtcccttccaactctacatttctatgattctatgaaagggtGAGCTTTGCTGAATATGCACGCAAAGGCAGAAGAGGTTTTTTTCCATGGTAGAAGGTTCTAGGTTCAGTCCCCTGGGAGACATAGGTGCCACCCCTCAGCCACCGCCCCTCAAGTATTTGGGGATGGAGCTGAGTCCCCCCAATCCTGAGGGGCGAGGCTTCCCCCACGGTGGCGGCAGGCCCTGCCGAGCCTCACAGCCTTCTGACATGTATGTCGTCTCACATGTGTGTCACACGTGTGACATCACACCCCCAATGTCAGGTGGAACTCTGCGACCCTGCTGGGAAATCTGAGGAAGAACCCTGTATGAGACCCCAGGAAacatgctgccagtcagagaagacgACACTGAGctagaataaggcagcttcccgttTAAATTTCAaccttccccctgccccaagattcatgaggactagaatctctgcagaaagtcccaggtttgagTCCGTGTTTCTGCCGGTGGAGCTGGAAATCCCCCTTGCCTGAAACTTtggcgagctgctgccagtcagtgtagacaatactggcccAGTGAGTAAAAGGCATCTTCCCAGGTTCCCATTTAAATCGACTTTTTAAATTCAggaccatgaggactaggatGTTACGTTATCTTTATGGGAGGGGCAATAGCTCAGGGGTGGAGCATGCAAATGCACCCCCCCTTCAATCCCTGATGCCATCTCCAGTTGATGCCCTGACaccctgtagagctgctgccagccagtgtcaacaacactgagctagatgcaccagtgGTTTGATGAAGCAAGGCAGCTTTAGCTGTTCTTGTTTAAACAAGCCCTCCATTCCAaatcacatctggagggccacgtccgtccccccccatccctggttCACTGCCCCCTTAGTCCATCTGTCCtggttgctttagctgagtttcctgcattgcagggggttggactagatgaccctcggggtcccttccagctgtacaattctataattctatgataatTGGGAGGGGATCGTGGCCAGCTGCCGTCTCACAGCCTCTTGCCAGGAGTTATATCTCAAAGCCACGGTCCCCTTGCCCTGGTTTCAGGTCTGCAATTGCTTACTAGGCTTCTCTGCTGCCTTGTCGTGTTGTTGGCATTGACAGGGGTGCCGACTCAGCGGAGGTGCGGGGGGTGGCCCCACCTGCATCAAGGGACGAATCAGCATTCCGCCACAAGCTTCTCTCGCGCCCATTTGCCCCCAGGAGGTTTCCTCTTCAGCTCCTTGGGCACCACGTGAAAGCGTGAAATCATAAACTCTTGGGAAAAAAACTGCCATTTGGGTGGGTTGAGGTGGGGAAAGAGTCATCCAATGAAAGGTGGAGGTTCTTAAGGCAGGGATCATggcctccaagtgcccctgttttccaggggcgGCCCTGGAATTACGAAAGGCAtcccagccaggggcgtagcaaggggggcggggcgggggcggtccgccccagtttccataatggagggggtgacaaattatcaaggaacaatttttaaatttatttatgtatttttgaaAATGCCCGCTCCGAATGTCTTATCTTaccatactagggattatatagctatatatgaaatttcatgcatatcggttaatatcttgaccctcctccaccaaaatagctgttcacttggctgttttcctgtgtcgtgaaggctgaaatttcagttcagtggagcacttactgttcccaaccctaaccctgtgcaaagccatctaattagactttaatttgattctgaggtgtttttaggaggtgatttaattattgtttgattttataccaatgttacgtatctgatgttagccaccctgagcccgacttcggccggggagggcgggatataaataaaaggttttattattattattattattattattattattattacttgttattattcctttgtaagaaaatatgaaataacataaaaccatttttgcaggggggaatcaatgggggagttgacaagaaattttccacactgggtaccacctgaccttcccacgcctcaggggggggggggtgacaatctttttttattttattttttgccccgggtaccattttaccttgctacgcccctgatcccAGCCTCctcatttgatcccagaacgtccccattccccccctttaaaaaggcaaaggtaaaggacccctgacagttaagtccagttgcaaacgactctagggttgcggcacccagctcactttactggccaagggagccgacattttctccgcagacagttttttccgggtcatatggccagcatgactaagccacttctggcgaaccagaacagcgcatggaaacgtcccgctggagctgtacctatttatctactttgcactttgatgtgcttttgaactgctaggttgacaggagctgggactgaacaatgggagctcaccccatcatggggaatcgaaccgccaaacttcttgatcggcaagccctaggctcagtgctttagaccacagcaccacccgtgtcctgtATTCCCCCCtttagatgccttctaaaggttgtatcatgacttatctccttggctcggagaTCGCATAATTCcaccccctccaatatttctccaatgaaaatagggatggcaggtcgccgaagaattgatgcttttgaattatggtgctggaggaaactcttgagagtcccatggactgcaaggagaacaaacctatccattctgaaggatatcagccctgagtgctcactggaagggcagatcctgaagctgaggctccaagtactttggccacctcatgagaagagaagactccctaggaatagacactgatgttgggaaagatggagggcacaaggagaaggggacgacagaggacgagatggttggacagtgttctcgaagcgactaacatgagtttggccaaactgcgagaggcagtgaaggataggggtgcctggcgtgctctgttaaGATAGCCAAGATATATTCTGCAAcaagtaatgtgtgttggaagtgtaaatcTGTGGAAGGCACCttccatcatatgtggtggacatgcccaaaggtaaaggccttctgggagatgatttataatgaacttaagaaggtaatgaaaattacctttactaagaaaccagaggcttttctcttgagcatggttaatgatgagatacccagtcaggatagaatgttctttatgtatgccacaacagctgctagaattttacttgcaagaaactggaaaggtgaagagattccgacagtggaagaatggcagatgaagttaatggactttatggaactcgccgaactgaccgcgagaatccgggaccagagggaggagaaggtgcttcaggagtggaagaattttaaagactatttaaataagtgtgtaaaattgaatatttgagcagaattagctagatgaATAGGCTTTAGCTAATCGATGttaaacaaaaatgtgtataagaaatattgttatgaatgatttaaattTGTAAGAATATTAGGATGTGTAGTTTAGGTGTtgaattatatttgattaattatcttaaggattttaagaagtattgttaatgtttatgggaaaaagatacaaagttaccaaagtatattcaGGTTGAATGCAGCCGGGTTTGCGGGGGAGGTCCATGGTAGAAGAAGATCGAAACAAGAATTAATaaggatagattttttttttttctgtgcagtttaggtaggtatatgtttttcttttgtttattgtgatttttgtttgaattgtttattatgttttgttatttctatgtgtatttgtatatgtgtattgtgtttgcttgtttgttccttatgctgaaaataataaaaaaaattattaaaaaaaaaggggggtgcctggcgtgctctggtccatggggtcacgaagagccggacacgactgaacgactgaacaacaagggaaaacgggatattccgggatcaaataagaaactgggacggcttctgtaaatccaggagtgtccttggaaaatagggtctgccactgagcttcacAGCCAAATGGGTCTGCCCCTCCTACTccatcactctaaccactgcaccacactctCCTGGCCTCGTGAGTTCATGCTCTCGACCTTCAGTTCTGGACAGCGTGTGTCTTGGCCTGGGATCCCAGGTTTCCATCTTCAAGCCTATAACTCTGGGTTTCTGGCCCCGACCACATCGTGGTCAGGAACAAGGATGGTgtgaggaatgcctctggtttctgcTGGGCTGCGAAAGACGGATGCCACTGCTGTGCCGTGACAAGGGTTCCTCTGGCGCATGCAGTGAGTGCACAGCTGCAAGCCAGAAACCTCAGCTATTATTAACAGACTGACTTGGCAACAGGTACGtcctttgttttgacagccaCACAACCCAGACTGTTTCGCACCTTATAACCAGAACCTCATGCTGCCCTCTCTGCTTCATGACTCCAATttggtggctggggcaacctggtcAGAAGGGTGGGGAcatatagctgtcaacctttcccttttttgcggggaattcccttattatagcagtgggaaacagcagggagggttgacagctaagggcggggtacaaataataaaattattttaaaatatatatattattgaatCAGTGGAATCCACAACTTCTGAAAGACAAGAACCTGCGAACATCTAGCCAAGCTGAATGCTGGGCGATTCATGGacagaaaaaaataatagaatcctagaattgtagggttggaagggacatccaagggtcatccagtccagccccctgcaatgcaggagtctcagctaaatcatccccAAAGACTCATTTTTGAGAGAACATGCTTTGGATGCAGCTTCACAAAAGTCTTGTGATATGAAATGTGTCACTTGGAAAGGTTgacaatgtaaaacagaaaatttaagcCATTTGTGCTACATCTGGATGATAACGTGGATTAGATcgagagagagataaaatataTGCTCATTCCTTCTTTCACACACTTTcaagttctgcacttaggcaggaagaaccagatgcacagatataggatgggggacacctggcttactagtagtacctgtgaaaaggatctcggggtcttagtggaccacaagctgaacatg
The genomic region above belongs to Lacerta agilis isolate rLacAgi1 chromosome 18, rLacAgi1.pri, whole genome shotgun sequence and contains:
- the ACTL9 gene encoding actin-like protein 9, whose amino-acid sequence is MSFRSTRRTSPGPSRTRSPATSRSKSPGSRPASPGHAGTRKASPGFALDRSSRSRASSKEAPRSNTPERGRSVVKTGAVIIDTGTGTCKAGFAGQQTPQAVIGTLVGHPTEKSMRTRRDRPNTFVGERARLEPDVDIILPVRHGIIIDWDAAEVLWRHLFYHDLKVAPEDHALLMSDPPLCPTTNREKLVEVVFESLNSPGMYVAYQSVLSVYAHGKISGLVVDTGHATSHTVPVHQGYNLPHATERMDIAGANMTSFLMDLLRNMGHYFDERMWDVIDDMKQKCCYVAFDFETEWNRPKRDYVADYQLPDGQIISLGKERFQCTEMLFSPPQMPGLNLLGLHGMALRSIRKVPEESRKEMYENIMLCGGSSLFDGFEKRFLHDLMAAVPTNTKVKVTAIPLRKYSVWTGGSILASLKNFQPCWVRKEQYHEHGPYIVHRKCY